A genomic stretch from Sinorhizobium terangae includes:
- a CDS encoding AAA family ATPase encodes MLALIVPEETRKDFERAFLDLKMKEPALSRVDAGFTATSSRGKVDFSDVRAALRVHDRVVVFLDSEVNIPSFLVAAADKIEPVHAFDAAILLDAVKEVHEVAMDPADAARMMAYPITDVLSALRRGRSHAEALRRLKTARDSGRDNGVPLLESLSGYGQAADWARSLLADIDLWREGRLPWSDLDAGLLLSGPPGTGKTLFARSLARSCDASFVASSIAQWQSAGHLGDMLKAMRATFKEAADRAPCILLLDEFDSVGDRTRFTGHNAQYCTEVVAALLECLDGAFRREGVIVVGACNHPDRIDAALLRPGRLGRHFALSLPDTAARKGILATHIGECLRKKDLDEIAAATLGFSGADLAQLVKDGRRKARMKSRTVTVDDILSSLPPATPIDGKLRDRICIHEAGHAAAVIALDVGRLMGVAVMDSFRDGIGIGGGAHFDREARLQTAEYFRNSLVVQLAGMAAEAVLFGDHLEGSGGRNGSDLQRAADIATTMVAQLGMGGITNFMAAETIEDLDRIRRTVPSVNQRVEKLLADAFERAKELVKKNEEFICELAVVLNWEGGVDGDRATSMFDAMEKSDAE; translated from the coding sequence GTGCTTGCGCTCATCGTTCCCGAAGAGACCAGAAAGGATTTTGAACGCGCGTTTCTCGATCTGAAAATGAAGGAGCCGGCTCTGTCCAGAGTGGACGCTGGCTTCACTGCGACCAGCAGCAGAGGGAAAGTTGACTTTTCCGACGTGCGGGCGGCGCTACGCGTCCACGACCGCGTCGTTGTCTTCCTCGATAGCGAAGTGAACATCCCCAGCTTCCTGGTAGCCGCGGCCGACAAGATCGAACCCGTCCATGCGTTCGACGCCGCAATTCTTCTCGACGCGGTGAAGGAGGTCCACGAAGTAGCCATGGATCCGGCCGACGCCGCAAGGATGATGGCCTACCCGATAACCGACGTCCTGTCGGCCCTGCGTCGCGGCCGGAGCCATGCGGAGGCTCTGCGACGTCTTAAGACCGCTCGCGACAGTGGCCGGGACAACGGGGTTCCGCTCTTGGAGTCTCTTTCCGGGTACGGTCAGGCCGCGGACTGGGCGCGGAGCCTCCTGGCCGATATCGATCTCTGGAGGGAGGGCAGACTGCCATGGAGCGACTTGGATGCGGGCTTGCTTCTAAGCGGACCGCCGGGAACCGGGAAGACCCTCTTTGCGCGCTCGCTGGCGCGGAGCTGTGACGCCTCCTTTGTAGCCTCGTCCATTGCCCAGTGGCAGTCGGCCGGCCATCTCGGAGATATGCTCAAGGCCATGCGGGCCACCTTCAAGGAAGCAGCCGACCGGGCGCCTTGCATCCTCCTGCTGGACGAGTTCGACAGCGTGGGCGACCGGACCCGCTTCACTGGACATAACGCACAGTACTGCACGGAGGTAGTGGCAGCGCTTCTCGAATGCCTGGACGGCGCCTTCCGGAGAGAAGGCGTGATCGTCGTCGGCGCCTGCAACCACCCCGATCGCATCGACGCCGCGCTCCTAAGGCCCGGCCGGCTGGGCAGGCACTTTGCGCTGTCGCTTCCCGACACGGCGGCAAGAAAAGGAATTCTTGCCACACACATCGGAGAGTGCCTGCGGAAGAAGGATCTCGACGAGATCGCTGCGGCGACGCTCGGATTTTCGGGAGCCGACCTGGCGCAGCTCGTGAAGGATGGCCGCCGCAAGGCGAGGATGAAGTCTCGGACGGTCACGGTGGACGACATCCTGTCCTCCCTGCCGCCAGCCACTCCCATCGACGGAAAGCTACGTGATCGCATCTGCATCCACGAAGCCGGCCACGCCGCCGCCGTGATCGCACTCGACGTCGGACGACTGATGGGCGTCGCCGTGATGGACAGCTTCCGCGATGGCATCGGTATCGGAGGCGGCGCTCACTTTGACCGGGAAGCGCGCCTTCAGACCGCCGAGTATTTTCGGAACAGCTTGGTGGTTCAGCTAGCGGGCATGGCGGCCGAGGCCGTGCTCTTCGGGGACCATCTCGAAGGATCCGGGGGCCGGAACGGTTCCGACCTGCAGAGGGCGGCGGACATTGCCACGACCATGGTCGCGCAGCTTGGCATGGGCGGGATTACGAATTTTATGGCCGCCGAAACTATCGAAGATCTCGACAGGATTCGCCGCACTGTTCCGAGCGTAAATCAGCGGGTCGAGAAGTTGCTAGCCGACGCTTTTGAAAGGGCGAAAGAGCTGGTGAAAAAGAACGAGGAGTTCATCTGCGAACTGGCCGTCGTCCTCAACTGGGAAGGTGGCGTCGACGGTGATCGGGCGACGTCTATGTTCGACGCGATGGAAAAGTCCGATGCCGAATGA
- a CDS encoding excalibur calcium-binding domain-containing protein: MKKYLFATATLFWILPGNPPAMAQTNSDSQTASGDGEVYFQNCAAARAAGAAPIHAGEPGYRRKLDRDGDGVACE; encoded by the coding sequence ATGAAAAAGTATCTGTTTGCCACGGCCACCCTCTTCTGGATTCTCCCCGGCAATCCGCCCGCGATGGCTCAGACGAACAGCGACAGCCAGACCGCGTCCGGAGACGGTGAAGTCTACTTTCAAAACTGCGCCGCGGCGCGCGCGGCAGGTGCAGCACCTATACATGCCGGTGAGCCGGGATACCGTCGCAAGCTCGATCGAGACGGCGACGGCGTCGCCTGCGAATGA
- a CDS encoding peroxidase family protein, with translation MIDGLIVVLEPLIAWLASKWPAFGSLVNRIMIDRIVRTTRSRPHPWSTKADYICWSGLTDRTYSARHLPAQTGSDDPPLDIAKSLFSRSGAEQRQCPKSTALFPAFAQYLTDGFIRTMVLNDDDLTDRKRTTTNHEIDLCPLYGRNEKQTLALRLRSEAFGQRGRLKCQLIGGEEYPPYLHDAAGTPCPEFNDLDVPLGIDKVPEEARRALFAVGGDRANATVAVSMINTLFLREHNRLAGQIERANPDWDDTRVFEVARNVVIVVFIKIVVEEYINHISPSRVRFLADPAVAWRARWNKPNWITAEFSLLYRWHSLVPDKIQWGEDLRPTAALQFANDLLTEIGLAEAFVRMSAQPAAELGMGNTAEFLQSVEEKAIQQARDNKLARYSIYRTAFGIKPAKDWTDVSSSRDTIARLKAAYPLGVGSLEFYTGIFAEDRVSNSPLPPLILRMVAIDAFSQALTNPLLSEPIWGDRVTRLSAFTKEGLAAIEATGSLRDVLVRNGADPGDRHVGMTRLSWRRAPGLQRAA, from the coding sequence ATGATCGACGGGCTGATCGTCGTACTCGAACCGCTTATTGCGTGGCTCGCGTCAAAGTGGCCGGCATTCGGATCGCTCGTGAACAGGATCATGATCGACAGGATCGTTCGTACGACGAGAAGTCGACCGCATCCATGGAGTACCAAGGCAGACTATATATGCTGGTCTGGTCTGACGGATAGAACCTACAGCGCGCGCCATCTGCCCGCGCAGACCGGTTCCGACGATCCGCCCCTCGATATTGCGAAATCGCTCTTTAGCAGGTCGGGTGCTGAACAACGGCAGTGTCCTAAGTCGACGGCGCTGTTTCCGGCATTTGCGCAGTATCTGACCGACGGCTTCATCCGGACGATGGTCTTGAACGACGACGATCTTACTGATCGAAAGCGAACGACTACGAACCACGAGATTGACCTCTGCCCGCTCTATGGCAGGAATGAAAAGCAAACGCTCGCGCTGCGGCTGCGGTCGGAGGCATTCGGGCAACGCGGAAGGCTGAAATGCCAACTGATAGGCGGGGAGGAATATCCTCCTTATCTCCACGATGCCGCAGGCACGCCATGTCCTGAATTCAACGACCTCGACGTTCCGTTGGGAATAGACAAAGTGCCGGAGGAAGCCCGGCGCGCGCTGTTCGCAGTGGGCGGAGACCGCGCGAACGCTACCGTCGCGGTCTCCATGATTAACACATTGTTCCTAAGGGAGCACAATCGGCTGGCAGGCCAGATCGAACGCGCAAACCCCGACTGGGACGACACGCGAGTCTTCGAGGTTGCGCGAAATGTAGTGATCGTCGTGTTCATCAAGATCGTTGTAGAGGAATATATCAACCACATTTCGCCAAGTCGTGTGCGTTTTCTGGCGGACCCGGCCGTCGCGTGGCGCGCTCGGTGGAACAAGCCGAACTGGATCACTGCGGAATTCAGCCTGCTCTACCGGTGGCATTCCCTCGTACCTGACAAGATCCAGTGGGGAGAGGACCTGCGGCCGACCGCTGCGCTTCAGTTCGCCAACGATCTCCTGACCGAGATCGGACTGGCGGAGGCATTCGTCCGGATGAGTGCACAGCCGGCGGCCGAACTTGGGATGGGCAATACCGCAGAGTTTTTGCAAAGCGTCGAGGAGAAAGCAATTCAACAGGCACGCGACAACAAGCTGGCGCGCTATTCCATCTATCGGACTGCCTTCGGCATCAAGCCAGCAAAAGACTGGACCGACGTTTCCAGCAGCCGCGACACAATTGCGCGACTAAAGGCGGCTTATCCACTTGGAGTGGGCTCTCTCGAGTTCTACACAGGGATTTTCGCCGAAGATCGCGTATCCAATTCACCGCTTCCACCGCTTATCTTGCGTATGGTTGCCATTGATGCGTTCTCGCAAGCCCTGACCAACCCTCTGCTTAGCGAACCGATTTGGGGCGACCGCGTCACTCGGTTGAGCGCCTTCACCAAGGAAGGGCTGGCAGCAATTGAAGCAACGGGAAGCCTGCGCGACGTGCTCGTTCGCAACGGTGCCGATCCGGGAGACCGGCACGTCGGCATGACGCGGTTATCATGGAGACGGGCACCTGGGCTTCAAAGGGCGGCTTAG
- a CDS encoding DUF3320 domain-containing protein — MNHVSAAQAEPVEQSIFETDLSVEAKIERARMELLDLGARNRLLNVPRFSKSARTVDIVDEKSSEVFRILVSEGRAMTFLAGAKGRDSNDGQEDESLAELALPDDDERDEGGRLVRHGDTKLQTRMTPNGLQKRLLDLYFDARTLEEEQGVNILYLGFGTLKWVDPNNAENVRYAPLILVPVRLERGSAAERFRLRARPEEFASNLSLEAFLDRIHKIRMPAFEASDDFSFEEYAAGVAEAISIKPTWSVQPDDMVLGFFSFAKFLMYRDLDPSLWPADKKFTDRPLITSLVSDGFARTEEMLAEDANIDRHISPREMTHIVDADSSQTLAIHEARRGRNLVIQGPPGTGKSQTIANIIASAVADGKTVLFVAEKMAALEVVKRRLDQAGVGDACLELHSNKANKRALLAELQHVWDLGAPKGESGDALDRRLTEARDGLNAHPVRMHTVYQPYALTPFQVTGHLSRLRRQGLPPSDIELANATTWTPEARDRIVMLLSELAERIRDIGLPIDHPWYGVGLTGITPLDLERLTGRLRTAGFELSQLVADMQAVSARLERERPVSITSFKKDMELADRIASCPEGVAPQALADPIWDTEQSAVAKAVKDGAEFSRLRGDVDALFQDKAWTTDPSPIAAQFARLPKEFPAAGFATLSQLDAALPRFLNAASALRGLLGVNASPTLASIDRLIVIGERVAEAPDASPDAFVAAIWERGLDQAGDLAEAVATFRQVQSELSGRISDQAWDIDLTGARTAVAIHGEKLFKFLSGDWRKAKALLKTVMPETPPAETIRILDLLQKGKQARAIIKEGDALGRSAFGADWRGERSDPKPLENLVLWMRSLRGVGTEARLIASRLSDKAAVAARCEQVHTLLQEVRGLLLSAWTDLGEEAPKLFADAPGAESVVLTDAAKLFHEVAEADRAFRDFSRSPQCEASVRLQALKLLSDAQALKVSIDAFEVAGQAAFAGQWMGTESNWPTLAAVAEWVSENGDIRHLASRIEDRAATAEAAHRASDAGDALAIAIGDVLDFLKADREIVLRAESANDAPLDLLRAKIDKWIENDEQLSKWAAYKGRAQDATEAGVGLVVERLDDGRVQADGVVSYFDMAFYEAILRDQHRQDPELVRFDGEVHSRLVSEFATLDRSRMALSRLEVVRAHHKNIPAVLGIGPVGVLRGEMARRKGHMPIRQLMQKASPAIQALKPVFMMSPLSIAQFLPPGQLEFDLLVMDEASQIQPVDALGAVARARQVVVVGDERQLPPTRFFAKMTSGGSEDDDEQDGAQVSDIESILGLFAARGLPQRMLRWHYRSRHQSLIAVSNSQFYDSKLFIVPSPYTQEAGMGLRFHHVPGGVFEDGMNKTEAKVVAEAIIRHAIEHPHLSLGVAAFSIKQRREIQDQLELLRRLNPQTEEFFHAHPHEPFFVKNLENVQGDERDVILISVAYAKNAQGFMGMRFGPLGAEGGERRLNVLISRAKRRCEVYSSITDEDVDLERGKGKGVFAFKLFLHYARTGRLSMSQRADRQMDSVFEEQVMAALQDRGYQVHPQVGIAGFFIDLAVAHEEVPGRYLIGIECDGAAYHDSRSARDRDRLRQAVLEDHGWTLHRIWSTDWFQRPKAELERLVAAIERAKADAVANPSGYQGASRAVPVEVVTIERADATEIGLQAASEAASANLYEEATLRPNITSELHEAPIGVIVSLVKQTVEAEGPIHKDEIVTRIRTAWGLQRAGNRIDAHVGSAIDIAHRAGEIIRKEGFLVWPEAPIVLRDRSGVTSLSLRRIEMIPPMEIDQGLKEIIAASMGATAEQAVNAVARGLGFKSTSSQLRDAILARIEALKLEGGLVEENAMLRVG; from the coding sequence ATGAACCATGTGTCTGCAGCTCAAGCCGAGCCAGTCGAGCAATCCATATTTGAAACCGATCTTTCGGTCGAAGCCAAGATTGAGCGAGCCCGCATGGAGCTTCTGGATCTTGGAGCGCGGAACCGCCTGCTGAACGTTCCACGCTTCTCGAAGAGCGCGAGGACGGTCGACATCGTCGATGAGAAGTCGTCGGAGGTCTTCCGAATCCTCGTTTCCGAAGGCAGGGCGATGACGTTCCTGGCCGGCGCGAAGGGCAGGGACTCCAACGATGGCCAGGAGGATGAATCCTTGGCAGAGCTGGCGCTCCCGGACGATGACGAGAGGGACGAGGGTGGGCGTCTCGTCCGGCACGGCGACACCAAACTTCAGACCCGCATGACGCCCAACGGGCTGCAGAAGCGGCTCCTCGACCTTTATTTCGACGCCCGGACGCTCGAGGAAGAGCAGGGGGTCAACATCCTGTATCTGGGCTTCGGTACCTTGAAGTGGGTCGACCCCAACAATGCCGAGAATGTCCGCTACGCGCCGTTGATCCTCGTGCCCGTGAGGCTGGAGCGTGGCAGCGCAGCGGAACGTTTCAGACTACGCGCGCGGCCGGAAGAATTCGCGTCGAACCTTTCTCTGGAAGCGTTTCTGGATAGGATACACAAGATCCGGATGCCGGCGTTCGAGGCGTCGGATGACTTCTCGTTCGAGGAATACGCCGCCGGTGTGGCGGAAGCCATCAGCATCAAGCCGACGTGGTCGGTGCAGCCCGACGACATGGTTCTCGGGTTCTTCTCGTTTGCCAAGTTCCTGATGTATCGGGATCTGGATCCGTCTCTCTGGCCGGCGGACAAGAAGTTTACCGACCGCCCCTTGATTACTTCGCTCGTTTCCGATGGCTTCGCGAGGACGGAGGAAATGCTGGCGGAGGACGCGAATATCGATCGCCACATTTCGCCTCGCGAGATGACGCACATCGTCGACGCGGACAGTTCGCAGACGCTGGCGATCCACGAAGCTCGCAGGGGCCGAAATCTCGTTATCCAGGGACCGCCGGGAACTGGCAAGTCCCAGACGATCGCCAATATCATCGCCTCGGCCGTCGCCGATGGAAAGACAGTCCTTTTCGTCGCGGAAAAGATGGCCGCTCTCGAGGTCGTCAAGCGCCGTCTCGATCAGGCAGGCGTCGGGGACGCGTGCCTCGAACTTCATAGCAACAAGGCCAACAAGCGCGCCCTCCTCGCCGAACTGCAGCACGTCTGGGATCTCGGCGCTCCGAAAGGAGAGTCCGGCGATGCGCTCGATCGTCGGCTCACCGAGGCGCGTGACGGTCTGAATGCGCATCCCGTCCGGATGCACACAGTCTATCAGCCTTACGCGCTGACGCCGTTCCAGGTAACCGGCCATCTTTCGCGACTAAGGCGGCAAGGCCTTCCGCCTTCGGACATCGAGCTTGCGAACGCGACGACCTGGACGCCGGAAGCCCGCGACCGGATTGTGATGCTCCTGTCGGAACTGGCGGAGCGCATCAGGGACATTGGTCTCCCGATCGATCATCCGTGGTATGGCGTTGGTCTCACGGGCATCACGCCGCTCGATCTGGAGCGTCTGACAGGCCGCCTGAGAACAGCGGGCTTCGAGCTTTCGCAGCTCGTTGCGGATATGCAGGCTGTTAGCGCCCGCCTCGAGCGGGAAAGACCGGTTTCCATCACCTCGTTCAAGAAGGACATGGAGCTTGCCGATCGCATTGCATCATGCCCCGAAGGCGTCGCGCCTCAGGCACTGGCGGACCCGATCTGGGATACGGAGCAGTCGGCGGTCGCCAAGGCAGTGAAGGATGGAGCGGAGTTCTCACGCCTGAGAGGAGATGTAGACGCCTTGTTCCAGGACAAGGCCTGGACCACGGACCCGTCGCCCATTGCCGCGCAGTTCGCCCGGCTGCCCAAGGAGTTCCCCGCGGCCGGCTTCGCCACTCTCTCTCAGCTCGACGCAGCGCTGCCCCGCTTCCTGAACGCCGCGAGCGCTCTGCGTGGCCTGCTCGGGGTCAACGCCTCTCCCACGCTTGCCTCGATCGACCGGCTGATCGTCATCGGCGAGCGGGTGGCCGAAGCGCCCGACGCCAGTCCGGACGCGTTCGTTGCTGCAATATGGGAACGTGGGCTCGACCAGGCGGGCGACCTTGCCGAAGCAGTGGCGACGTTCAGACAGGTTCAATCGGAGTTGTCCGGAAGGATCTCCGATCAGGCGTGGGACATCGACCTGACGGGTGCCCGTACGGCTGTCGCGATCCATGGTGAGAAGCTCTTCAAGTTCCTGAGCGGCGACTGGCGGAAGGCCAAGGCATTGCTGAAGACGGTAATGCCCGAGACGCCGCCGGCAGAGACGATCCGCATTCTCGACCTGCTTCAGAAGGGCAAGCAGGCCCGCGCCATCATCAAGGAAGGCGATGCTCTCGGGCGCTCCGCGTTCGGAGCCGACTGGCGCGGCGAACGCTCTGATCCAAAGCCGCTGGAAAACCTCGTTCTGTGGATGCGGAGCCTGCGCGGTGTCGGAACGGAGGCAAGGCTGATCGCAAGCCGGCTGAGCGACAAGGCTGCCGTCGCCGCCCGATGCGAGCAGGTGCATACGCTGCTGCAGGAGGTGCGTGGTCTGCTGCTATCAGCCTGGACGGACCTCGGCGAAGAAGCGCCGAAACTCTTCGCCGACGCGCCCGGCGCAGAAAGCGTGGTCCTCACCGACGCTGCCAAGCTCTTCCATGAAGTTGCCGAGGCAGACCGGGCGTTCCGCGATTTTTCGCGGTCGCCACAGTGCGAAGCATCGGTCCGACTGCAGGCATTGAAGCTGCTGTCGGACGCCCAGGCGCTGAAAGTGTCGATCGACGCGTTCGAAGTCGCCGGACAGGCGGCCTTCGCCGGGCAATGGATGGGGACTGAGTCCAACTGGCCGACGCTGGCGGCGGTCGCCGAATGGGTCTCCGAGAATGGCGACATCAGGCATCTCGCGTCGCGAATCGAGGACCGCGCCGCCACGGCCGAGGCAGCGCACAGGGCGTCTGACGCGGGCGACGCCCTGGCCATAGCGATCGGCGACGTTCTCGATTTCCTGAAGGCGGATCGGGAGATCGTCCTCCGAGCGGAGAGCGCCAACGATGCTCCCCTCGATCTGCTGAGGGCGAAGATCGACAAATGGATCGAGAATGACGAACAGCTTTCAAAATGGGCCGCCTACAAGGGTCGGGCGCAGGACGCGACTGAAGCCGGCGTCGGCCTGGTGGTCGAACGGCTCGACGACGGCCGAGTTCAGGCCGACGGTGTCGTTTCGTACTTCGATATGGCCTTCTACGAGGCGATCCTGAGGGATCAGCACCGGCAGGATCCGGAACTCGTTCGCTTCGATGGCGAAGTGCATAGCCGGCTCGTGAGCGAATTCGCCACTCTGGACCGAAGCCGCATGGCGCTTTCGCGGCTGGAGGTGGTGCGTGCGCATCACAAGAACATTCCGGCGGTGTTGGGCATCGGCCCGGTCGGCGTCCTCCGCGGCGAAATGGCTCGCCGCAAGGGACACATGCCCATCCGTCAGCTCATGCAGAAGGCGTCTCCCGCCATTCAGGCCTTGAAGCCCGTATTTATGATGAGTCCGCTCTCGATCGCGCAGTTCCTGCCCCCAGGCCAGCTTGAATTCGACCTCCTTGTCATGGACGAGGCCAGTCAGATCCAGCCGGTCGACGCTCTCGGCGCCGTGGCGCGTGCGAGGCAGGTCGTGGTCGTGGGAGACGAACGGCAGTTGCCGCCGACCCGCTTCTTCGCGAAGATGACGTCCGGAGGATCGGAGGACGATGACGAGCAGGACGGCGCACAGGTCTCCGACATCGAAAGCATTCTTGGCCTCTTCGCGGCGCGAGGGCTGCCGCAGAGGATGCTGCGGTGGCATTATCGCAGCCGTCACCAGTCGCTGATCGCGGTCTCCAACTCCCAATTCTATGACAGCAAGCTGTTCATAGTTCCATCTCCGTATACGCAGGAGGCAGGGATGGGGCTTCGCTTCCATCACGTGCCCGGTGGCGTGTTCGAGGACGGCATGAACAAGACGGAGGCCAAGGTGGTCGCGGAGGCGATCATCCGTCACGCGATCGAGCACCCGCACCTCTCGCTGGGCGTCGCCGCTTTCTCGATCAAGCAGCGCAGGGAGATCCAGGATCAGTTGGAACTTCTGCGGCGACTGAATCCGCAGACCGAAGAATTCTTCCACGCCCACCCGCACGAGCCCTTCTTCGTCAAGAACCTGGAAAACGTCCAGGGGGACGAACGCGACGTCATCCTCATATCGGTTGCCTACGCGAAAAATGCACAGGGCTTCATGGGAATGCGGTTTGGTCCCCTGGGCGCCGAGGGCGGCGAGCGCCGGCTGAACGTTCTGATCAGCCGCGCGAAGAGACGCTGCGAAGTCTACTCGTCCATCACGGATGAGGACGTCGATCTCGAGCGTGGCAAGGGCAAGGGCGTCTTCGCGTTCAAGCTCTTCCTGCACTATGCCCGGACAGGCCGCCTTTCGATGAGCCAGCGGGCTGATCGTCAGATGGACAGCGTGTTCGAGGAGCAGGTGATGGCCGCCCTCCAGGATCGTGGCTACCAGGTCCATCCTCAGGTAGGGATCGCCGGCTTTTTCATCGATCTCGCGGTAGCTCATGAGGAAGTGCCTGGCCGTTACCTGATCGGTATCGAGTGCGACGGCGCTGCGTATCACGACTCCCGTTCCGCCCGCGACCGAGACCGGCTGCGTCAGGCGGTCCTCGAAGATCACGGCTGGACGCTTCATCGCATCTGGAGCACCGACTGGTTCCAACGGCCGAAGGCTGAACTCGAACGCCTTGTTGCGGCGATCGAACGGGCCAAGGCAGACGCCGTCGCCAATCCGTCCGGGTATCAAGGGGCTTCGCGCGCGGTCCCGGTCGAGGTCGTCACCATCGAGCGGGCTGACGCCACGGAAATCGGACTTCAAGCCGCCTCCGAGGCGGCGTCTGCGAACCTTTATGAGGAAGCGACCCTTCGACCCAACATAACGAGCGAACTCCACGAAGCGCCGATTGGCGTCATCGTTTCCCTGGTGAAGCAGACGGTCGAAGCGGAGGGGCCGATCCATAAGGACGAGATCGTCACCCGCATTCGGACGGCCTGGGGATTGCAACGGGCCGGGAACCGAATCGACGCCCACGTCGGTTCGGCGATAGACATCGCTCATAGGGCGGGAGAAATCATCCGGAAGGAGGGTTTCCTCGTCTGGCCCGAGGCGCCCATCGTGCTTCGCGATCGCAGCGGTGTAACGTCCCTGAGCCTGCGAAGGATCGAGATGATCCCGCCGATGGAAATCGATCAAGGACTCAAAGAGATTATCGCTGCAAGCATGGGAGCGACCGCAGAGCAGGCCGTTAACGCTGTCGCGCGAGGCCTGGGGTTCAAGTCGACCAGCTCGCAGTTGCGGGATGCCATCCTCGCCCGAATTGAGGCCCTGAAACTGGAGGGTGGGCTCGTAGAGGAAAACGCCATGCTCAGGGTGGGCTAG
- a CDS encoding SH3 domain-containing protein, whose protein sequence is MSFAHAGLRFIPDTTEGGHPFVTVTGDFAYEEDLGAFVAVVRAHKAVAVVFNSPGGNVLKAMELGRLIRSEGLPTIQSRGSECSSACALAFLGGVQRFAQPGSIGVHRSSFSDTRGISVDDAVSHIQRLTADIMAYISEMGADPALLQLALQYDSADMRYLSLSEMAQFRVTTDSSLSAGLAAKPAVTEPPPTTPPLSSSPMQASGRFVVPAARSGLVRHPKGQAALRSRPDNKSNTVATLRNGAAVDILASVDRWFEVRQAGTSGFLHETQISVREYDGGAFEDRHVQIRSFDDYTDAEAFVRASSLPLAAYLVSNGWFAVTLKDTYSLEIAADMMKMLKSRGAVPEDAFVTYGNTYVRKVCCE, encoded by the coding sequence TTGTCGTTTGCCCACGCGGGCCTGCGCTTCATTCCGGACACTACCGAAGGCGGTCATCCATTCGTCACCGTGACGGGTGACTTTGCCTATGAAGAGGATCTGGGTGCCTTCGTGGCTGTGGTCAGGGCTCACAAGGCCGTCGCGGTTGTCTTCAATTCCCCCGGAGGCAACGTGCTCAAAGCCATGGAACTGGGCCGATTGATCCGCTCGGAGGGGCTCCCCACCATTCAGTCGCGTGGCTCAGAATGCTCGTCTGCCTGTGCACTGGCCTTCCTGGGTGGCGTGCAGCGCTTCGCCCAACCGGGGTCGATCGGCGTCCATAGATCGTCGTTCAGCGATACGCGGGGTATTTCGGTCGACGACGCCGTGTCGCACATTCAACGTCTCACCGCCGACATAATGGCCTACATCTCGGAGATGGGGGCTGACCCTGCGTTGCTACAGTTGGCGCTGCAGTATGACAGCGCCGACATGCGCTACCTCTCTCTGAGCGAAATGGCGCAATTCCGGGTGACGACCGACAGCTCCTTATCCGCAGGGCTGGCGGCAAAGCCCGCTGTCACCGAGCCACCGCCTACGACACCACCATTGTCGAGCAGCCCTATGCAGGCGAGCGGGCGCTTCGTCGTACCGGCAGCGCGGTCGGGCTTGGTACGCCACCCGAAGGGTCAAGCTGCCCTGAGGTCGAGGCCAGACAACAAATCAAATACCGTGGCAACCCTCAGGAACGGCGCGGCTGTAGATATCCTTGCCAGTGTAGACAGGTGGTTTGAAGTCAGGCAGGCCGGAACCAGCGGTTTTCTGCACGAAACCCAGATTTCGGTCAGGGAGTACGACGGAGGTGCGTTCGAAGACAGGCACGTCCAAATCAGGAGCTTCGACGATTACACGGACGCCGAGGCTTTTGTTCGCGCGTCGTCGCTTCCGCTTGCCGCCTATCTCGTCTCGAACGGCTGGTTCGCCGTCACGCTAAAGGACACATATAGCCTCGAGATTGCCGCCGATATGATGAAAATGCTGAAGTCACGTGGAGCTGTTCCGGAGGATGCGTTCGTCACCTACGGCAATACCTATGTCCGGAAGGTGTGCTGTGAGTGA